From a single Sediminibacterium sp. KACHI17 genomic region:
- a CDS encoding PAS domain-containing sensor histidine kinase, whose product MHPPLPANAETNLSDILIRNKYLEGIINSNEDRIFALDTAHCFIGFNESFVNAYVEALGKAPVIGEKVEYPYHSLTVSQTLSEAYQDAFRGLKAERLVDISGRQILVRASPLFDDTNAIFGIAVYSIDMTETIESRKKLKDSQEEFKKVIDTINDIVFRTSAEGVIIYLNQAWEKTVGFSLEESIGKSIFDFIAPAQVEHCTELFNTVINNRGSSCTYEVPMVSKDLSIKWIRISITVLTNEFEVITGTSGILTDVTDAKRNEHLYQLLSNNIEDILSLHETDGTILYASVAVYQHLGYLQEELIGIKPFEFIHPDEREPVILRFAHNEHNNEKNYLLYRFQHLNGTYKWLESNTKAVFDEFYNKEIIIISTRVVDERMEAEQKLMESYQKEKELNELKSKFVSMASHEFRTPMTAIKSSAEIAEMLLSSSQPDIIKIGGFLKTIDKEVDRMSQLIDEILNLGKIEGRNYFIKKEWSDIIEIAKDCSERQIAKQNDGRKIPIEIIGQPKKVMVDETQIRHIIDNLLSNALKYSEGRKEPSITFIFDDADLQIHIRDHGIGIPKADQCKIFNMFFRARNTQDIIGTGVGLALVEKFVDMHHGKISFESIENIGSIFVISLPYQ is encoded by the coding sequence ATGCACCCCCCATTGCCTGCAAACGCGGAAACAAACCTGTCGGATATTCTGATCCGGAATAAGTACCTAGAAGGGATCATCAATTCCAATGAGGATCGAATATTTGCACTTGATACAGCACATTGTTTTATTGGATTCAATGAGTCGTTTGTTAATGCGTATGTAGAAGCATTGGGCAAAGCTCCTGTGATTGGTGAAAAAGTAGAGTATCCGTATCACTCTTTAACAGTATCCCAAACATTGTCAGAAGCATATCAGGATGCATTTAGAGGTTTGAAAGCTGAAAGACTGGTAGATATTAGTGGCCGACAGATCTTAGTAAGAGCCAGCCCTTTATTTGATGATACAAATGCCATTTTCGGTATTGCGGTCTATTCAATTGATATGACCGAAACCATCGAATCAAGAAAAAAATTAAAAGATTCTCAGGAAGAATTCAAGAAGGTTATTGATACGATCAATGATATTGTATTCCGCACTTCTGCTGAAGGGGTTATCATTTATCTTAACCAGGCCTGGGAGAAAACAGTGGGATTCTCCTTAGAAGAGTCTATCGGGAAATCTATTTTTGATTTTATTGCTCCTGCACAAGTAGAACATTGTACTGAACTATTCAATACGGTCATCAATAATCGAGGCAGCTCATGTACCTATGAAGTGCCGATGGTATCAAAAGACCTTAGTATAAAATGGATCAGGATTTCTATTACCGTACTCACCAACGAGTTTGAAGTTATAACGGGAACATCCGGAATATTAACAGATGTTACCGATGCTAAAAGAAATGAACATCTTTATCAATTGTTGTCGAATAACATTGAAGATATTCTTTCCTTGCATGAAACCGATGGAACCATTCTTTACGCGAGTGTTGCCGTGTATCAACATCTAGGCTACTTACAGGAAGAATTAATTGGCATAAAACCATTTGAATTTATTCACCCTGATGAAAGAGAGCCGGTCATTTTACGTTTCGCTCACAATGAACATAACAATGAGAAAAATTATCTGCTATACCGTTTTCAGCATTTGAATGGAACTTACAAATGGCTTGAGTCAAATACGAAAGCGGTATTTGATGAGTTTTATAACAAAGAGATCATCATTATTTCTACGAGGGTTGTAGATGAAAGAATGGAGGCTGAACAAAAATTAATGGAGTCTTACCAAAAAGAGAAAGAGCTGAATGAACTCAAATCAAAGTTCGTAAGCATGGCTTCTCATGAATTCCGGACTCCAATGACCGCCATCAAATCCAGCGCAGAAATAGCTGAAATGTTATTATCTAGTTCACAACCCGATATCATTAAAATTGGGGGGTTCCTTAAAACGATTGATAAAGAAGTTGACAGAATGTCTCAACTGATTGATGAGATCCTCAATCTTGGTAAGATCGAAGGGAGAAACTATTTCATAAAGAAAGAATGGTCTGACATCATTGAGATCGCAAAAGATTGTAGTGAAAGACAGATCGCCAAACAGAATGATGGCAGAAAGATTCCGATCGAGATCATTGGTCAGCCCAAGAAAGTGATGGTTGACGAAACGCAGATCAGACATATCATAGACAATCTTTTATCCAATGCCCTTAAATATTCGGAAGGAAGAAAAGAACCGAGCATTACATTCATCTTTGACGATGCTGATTTACAAATACATATCAGGGATCATGGAATAGGAATACCTAAGGCAGATCAGTGTAAAATATTCAATATGTTTTTCAGAGCAAGAAATACACAGGATATAATAGGCACGGGTGTTGGACTTGCGTTAGTTGAAAAGTTCGTTGACATGCATCACGGAAAGATCTCTTTTGAAAGTATTGAAAACATCGGATCGATCTTTGTGATATCACTGCCCTATCAATAA
- a CDS encoding response regulator, whose translation MMRPIQESRSQILVVEDNKSLRESVSEALSITHNVNAVENGILALDYLKTTIPDLILLDVMLPFPIDGFSILRILKNDTRLSSIPVILMSALNSDEKITTGLEMGANDYIVKPFRMQEMSLKIRNLITIKNSIVNKMEKEIVLKMPFQHQEGYENVFKQRFESIVEKISDDSVMSIHDIANEMSMSISTLERWVKKMYNVTPKKYILNHKLFKAEIMLRQQMGTVKDIAYLLGFNSVPYFCLCFRNLYGKSPKAYTQEKKRIMEKA comes from the coding sequence ATGATGAGGCCAATACAAGAATCGCGTTCTCAGATTTTGGTTGTAGAAGATAATAAATCACTCAGGGAATCTGTCTCGGAAGCCTTATCTATTACGCATAATGTTAATGCAGTAGAAAATGGTATTTTGGCATTGGATTATTTAAAAACAACCATTCCCGATCTTATTCTCTTAGATGTGATGCTGCCATTTCCAATTGATGGCTTTTCCATTCTACGTATTCTTAAGAACGACACACGATTGTCATCTATACCGGTGATTTTAATGTCTGCACTAAATTCTGATGAAAAAATAACGACCGGACTTGAAATGGGTGCTAATGATTATATCGTTAAGCCATTTCGCATGCAAGAGATGTCATTGAAGATTCGTAACCTTATAACCATAAAGAATTCCATTGTCAACAAAATGGAAAAAGAGATCGTTCTCAAGATGCCTTTTCAACATCAAGAAGGATATGAAAATGTCTTCAAGCAACGATTCGAATCTATTGTTGAGAAAATCAGTGACGACTCTGTAATGTCTATTCATGATATAGCCAATGAAATGTCGATGAGTATATCAACTTTGGAAAGATGGGTGAAAAAAATGTACAATGTCACTCCCAAGAAGTATATACTGAATCATAAGCTATTCAAAGCAGAGATCATGCTCCGACAACAGATGGGTACTGTAAAGGATATTGCTTATCTGCTTGGCTTCAATTCTGTGCCTTATTTCTGTCTTTGCTTTAGGAATTTATATGGCAAGAGCCCGAAAGCGTATACGCAGGAAAAAAAGCGAATCATGGAAAAGGCGTAA
- a CDS encoding response regulator — MYKVLVVEDEKNIRYSIQEILLFSGYEVELAENGLVGLQILKAKKFDLILCDVMMPEMDGFELLATLKKDETFNTPFIFLTAKAQYDDLRTGMNLGADDYIFKPFKSKDLITAIESRISKKDKLVGALINKSQELEKTLELMVGHEFNTPMNGILSFSKMIRENAQKWNDKELVDFCDYLDKSSQRLHQTFNKVKLLLELQQGGTQVQQSTEKRFDAEHIITRISNDIALRSNRTADLILQKIDHVLTAVDEELFTILLSEIIENAFKFSDAGDSVTVQSEKQADVYVLQITDTGKKITAEELSSYESFTQFNRNKYEQQGLGAGLAIAKAIIGLYKGELIFSDNKPSGICVTIKLKL; from the coding sequence ATGTACAAGGTATTAGTAGTCGAAGACGAAAAAAATATCCGATACTCAATACAGGAGATCCTTCTTTTTAGCGGGTATGAAGTAGAATTGGCGGAGAATGGATTGGTAGGCTTGCAAATATTGAAAGCTAAAAAATTCGATCTGATATTATGTGATGTGATGATGCCTGAAATGGATGGATTTGAATTGTTGGCAACATTGAAAAAAGACGAAACCTTTAACACTCCATTCATATTCCTGACTGCAAAAGCACAATATGATGATCTGCGAACCGGAATGAATCTGGGCGCTGATGACTATATTTTCAAGCCGTTTAAAAGCAAAGATCTTATCACTGCTATTGAAAGTCGAATATCAAAGAAAGACAAACTCGTAGGTGCTTTGATTAATAAGTCACAAGAGCTGGAAAAAACGCTTGAACTAATGGTTGGGCATGAGTTCAATACTCCGATGAATGGTATTCTTTCTTTTTCAAAAATGATACGAGAGAATGCACAGAAGTGGAATGATAAAGAATTGGTAGATTTTTGTGATTACCTGGATAAAAGTTCTCAAAGGCTACATCAGACATTTAATAAGGTCAAACTCTTATTAGAGTTACAACAGGGCGGAACACAAGTACAACAGTCTACTGAAAAAAGGTTTGATGCGGAACATATCATTACTCGCATTTCGAATGATATAGCACTGAGGTCTAATCGTACAGCAGACCTTATTTTACAAAAGATCGATCATGTTCTTACTGCTGTTGATGAAGAACTTTTTACGATCCTTCTTTCTGAGATCATTGAAAATGCTTTCAAATTTAGTGACGCAGGAGATAGTGTTACCGTGCAATCGGAAAAACAGGCTGATGTGTACGTTCTGCAAATTACAGATACCGGCAAGAAAATTACGGCTGAGGAGTTGAGTAGCTATGAATCATTCACACAATTCAACAGGAACAAGTATGAGCAACAGGGATTAGGAGCCGGACTTGCTATTGCAAAAGCAATTATTGGATTGTACAAAGGAGAGCTAATTTTTTCGGACAATAAGCCTTCGGGTATCTGTGTAACCATAAAATTGAAGTTATGA
- a CDS encoding PAS domain-containing sensor histidine kinase yields the protein MQHLIKDIETDLKLILESISTAVLFESGKREIIYVNKNFCNLFSIPVEPELMIGADCKNAAKEARHFFKNPQYFMDLVEQILDEGLPVYNQELILVEGSSVFLDYIPVQREHEPEHGHLWIYKNIQEINHFVQSANEQKRLYENLLNNIPADIAIFDHHHKYLFVNKNAIQNEEKRSWIIGKDDFEYCAKFDKATDGANLRRTAFENAINTKSTIEFEEINYDTQQQPIYNLRRFFPVIKPDGDIHHVIGYGINITKIKLHEQNLIAREKEFKNLIDSMDQMVVSVDDSLSVQYCNPKWTKITGRKLADCKGKKLDAFIHLTRGSFEDILVSFIKNGAHKKGNRRAYLFDYNGGKRTVKYYISHFVDNLTLSDRYAIFMTDITDQILAETKLKKIAKQERKLNELKSNFMNMVSHELRTPLSVILSSTELIELKLNNDNQLNSSLSTYTERIIAQVDRMSQLMNDFLFISKIEAGRIGIRPVTINPKHFLETVIDELYRPWKDGRNVLLDIKGEPFDIQADEMMLRHIVVNIINNAFKYSMGKPAPRVRLIFKAKHFQLLVIDDGIGIHQEDSKNLFAPFVRGSNVGDVEGTGLGLLVVKYFVELHKGAIEIKSVPNRGTAVLISFPIKQ from the coding sequence ATGCAGCATTTGATAAAAGATATCGAAACCGATCTCAAACTAATACTTGAGAGCATATCTACTGCTGTTTTGTTCGAATCAGGAAAGCGGGAGATCATTTATGTAAACAAAAATTTTTGTAACCTTTTTTCAATTCCGGTTGAACCCGAATTGATGATAGGGGCCGATTGCAAAAATGCCGCAAAGGAAGCAAGACACTTCTTTAAGAATCCACAATACTTCATGGATTTGGTTGAACAGATCCTTGATGAGGGGTTACCCGTTTACAATCAGGAGTTGATCTTAGTGGAAGGGTCATCTGTATTCCTCGACTATATTCCGGTACAAAGAGAGCATGAGCCAGAACATGGACATTTGTGGATCTATAAAAACATTCAGGAGATCAATCATTTTGTTCAATCAGCCAATGAACAAAAAAGGCTTTATGAAAACCTACTGAATAATATACCTGCTGATATTGCCATTTTTGACCATCACCATAAATACCTTTTTGTCAATAAAAATGCTATCCAGAATGAGGAGAAAAGGTCTTGGATCATTGGCAAAGACGACTTTGAGTACTGTGCAAAATTTGATAAAGCTACCGATGGAGCAAATTTGCGAAGAACGGCATTTGAAAATGCAATCAATACCAAAAGTACGATCGAATTTGAGGAGATCAACTATGATACCCAACAACAACCGATCTATAATTTACGTCGTTTTTTCCCGGTGATAAAACCGGATGGAGATATTCATCATGTCATCGGGTATGGTATCAATATCACAAAGATCAAACTTCATGAACAGAATCTTATAGCGCGCGAAAAGGAATTCAAAAATCTGATCGATTCTATGGATCAGATGGTAGTTTCTGTAGATGATTCACTATCTGTACAATATTGTAATCCTAAGTGGACAAAGATCACAGGAAGAAAATTGGCTGATTGTAAAGGGAAAAAGTTAGATGCTTTTATACATTTGACCAGAGGGTCCTTTGAAGATATTCTTGTTTCATTTATAAAAAATGGCGCGCACAAAAAAGGGAATAGACGCGCGTACCTATTTGATTACAATGGTGGAAAACGAACGGTCAAATATTATATTTCACATTTCGTAGATAATTTGACACTATCAGATCGATATGCAATATTCATGACTGATATTACGGATCAAATTCTTGCAGAGACTAAGCTTAAAAAGATAGCCAAACAGGAAAGAAAGTTGAATGAACTGAAGTCGAACTTCATGAATATGGTGTCTCATGAACTGCGAACTCCACTGTCTGTCATCCTTTCTTCAACGGAACTGATAGAGCTAAAGTTGAATAATGATAACCAACTTAACTCCTCTTTATCTACATATACGGAAAGAATTATTGCACAAGTAGATAGAATGAGTCAGCTAATGAATGATTTCCTATTTATTAGCAAGATAGAAGCAGGAAGAATTGGCATCAGACCCGTCACGATCAATCCTAAACACTTTTTGGAAACAGTGATAGACGAATTGTATCGGCCGTGGAAAGATGGTCGTAATGTTCTCCTTGATATTAAAGGTGAGCCATTTGATATTCAGGCGGATGAAATGATGTTAAGGCATATTGTCGTAAATATCATTAACAATGCATTCAAATATTCGATGGGTAAACCGGCGCCGCGTGTCAGGCTGATCTTTAAAGCTAAACATTTCCAGCTACTCGTTATTGATGATGGAATTGGTATACATCAAGAAGATTCTAAGAATTTATTTGCGCCTTTTGTAAGGGGTTCGAATGTAGGAGATGTAGAAGGAACAGGGTTAGGTTTACTTGTTGTAAAATATTTTGTAGAACTCCATAAAGGAGCAATCGAAATTAAAAGTGTTCCCAATCGCGGAACAGCAGTATTGATCAGTTTTCCAATAAAACAATAA
- a CDS encoding response regulator — MNTLQLSDCLILITDDDMINRVVLKHMLKEVGIQTEEVTDGAECLNAIKNSNAKRIIILLDLNMPVMDGFEVIEHIKSRPSEFEHTRILVVSASLYSHFLKSGLGDHIHGYIEKPVDREHLLTKVIECSI; from the coding sequence ATGAATACTCTACAGCTTTCAGATTGTCTGATACTTATTACAGACGATGATATGATCAATCGTGTTGTTTTAAAACACATGTTAAAGGAAGTCGGAATACAAACTGAAGAAGTAACAGATGGTGCTGAATGTCTGAATGCAATCAAAAATTCAAATGCCAAGCGTATCATTATTCTGCTTGATCTGAATATGCCTGTTATGGATGGCTTTGAAGTCATTGAACATATCAAATCTCGGCCATCAGAATTTGAACATACCCGAATATTAGTAGTAAGTGCAAGCTTATATAGTCATTTTTTAAAGTCTGGTCTGGGCGATCATATCCATGGATACATCGAGAAGCCTGTTGATCGAGAGCACTTATTGACCAAAGTAATCGAATGCAGCATTTGA
- a CDS encoding response regulator transcription factor: protein MRQIGIIEDDNNLRSSIEAFIEIDEDLELIFSFESVEKWQAEYAVMKEPPSLLLIDIGLPGLSGLNAISLFKKVYTEVKIIVITGDDSSNTIWTAISNGADSYVSKPFSLKELKEQISIVCSGGAVLSPQVANTVLEQIRNRSGLTNEQLKILTKREREVVDELIKGLTYKEISKILNISSSTVNDHLKSIYQKMSVNSKAELIAKILTN from the coding sequence ATGAGACAAATAGGAATCATCGAAGATGATAATAACTTGCGAAGCAGCATAGAGGCATTCATTGAAATTGATGAGGATCTTGAACTCATTTTTTCATTTGAGAGCGTTGAAAAATGGCAAGCTGAATATGCTGTAATGAAAGAGCCGCCTTCTTTACTATTGATTGATATTGGCTTACCCGGTTTATCAGGATTGAATGCCATCTCTTTATTCAAGAAAGTATATACTGAAGTAAAAATTATTGTTATTACTGGTGATGATTCCTCTAACACTATATGGACCGCTATTTCCAACGGCGCTGATAGTTATGTGTCAAAGCCTTTTTCCTTAAAAGAGTTAAAGGAGCAAATCTCTATCGTTTGTTCTGGTGGAGCGGTTCTTTCTCCTCAAGTAGCCAATACGGTATTGGAACAGATCCGGAACCGATCGGGTTTAACGAATGAACAATTAAAGATTCTTACAAAGAGAGAACGTGAAGTAGTCGATGAACTTATAAAAGGGCTTACTTATAAAGAGATTTCCAAAATACTGAATATATCTTCTTCAACGGTGAATGATCACTTGAAAAGTATTTATCAGAAGATGTCCGTGAATTCTAAAGCGGAGCTGATCGCAAAAATCTTGACCAATTAA
- a CDS encoding T9SS type A sorting domain-containing protein: MKDDTVLVSKSERGNSFLYAGKDGEGIDDTHLKFPSASTVREGHIYIADLFNHRIQSWKVDEKKASTLIGNNDAEDPLLYYPSDLFINSKDQLYIADQENHRIALFDNKTKSLITVAGGNGRGNGTHQLRSPSDVFVHEKTGNIYVADTYNQRIQKWIPGAKQGITVAGGNGLGSKHDQLKNPTGIFVDEQENVYIADSGNDRIQLWKKDGDFGITVAGGNGRGNGNHQLRDPKALFVNAAGDIYVADFCNHRIQVWPKESEYGITIAGNGFDTEDSLLLNFPRNIFLDNEQGLFITDQHNHRIIQKRLMTDADLVQEVKKPGLYKAKVILKNGMELTTNEIKIDSLMLLQKTKEALKGISEKINSKMTIGDSISLRDQPIAIQWKVNDDLASIHNNDFLIAKRAGVTNLVMTSVNDAGCVFSESVSVKIVPTPPITRDTSFAYDQWVTKQMLLQQVTTLSDARVLLFKDHTTTDTVSSFEAFTNETKNFWVRQSINGELSEPSQLKITFLQRSINLKLPFGKNLTKTGIIARSSVYPNPSTKYFSLKLMIPISEIIYINVYTISGQKVETLIANKNIIEFGHNYLPGYYAINIYHKKGQETFLFTKR; the protein is encoded by the coding sequence TTGAAAGACGATACTGTATTAGTAAGCAAATCTGAAAGAGGGAATTCCTTTTTGTACGCAGGAAAAGACGGAGAGGGTATTGATGATACACATTTAAAATTTCCTTCAGCAAGCACTGTTCGCGAAGGTCATATATATATTGCTGATCTTTTTAACCACAGAATACAGTCATGGAAAGTTGATGAAAAAAAAGCTTCAACACTAATTGGCAACAATGATGCTGAAGATCCATTGCTGTATTATCCCTCAGATCTTTTCATCAATTCAAAAGATCAACTCTATATAGCAGATCAGGAAAACCATCGCATCGCATTGTTCGATAACAAAACCAAATCCTTAATCACCGTAGCGGGAGGAAATGGAAGAGGCAATGGTACCCATCAATTAAGAAGTCCATCAGATGTCTTTGTTCATGAAAAGACGGGCAATATATATGTGGCAGACACCTATAATCAACGTATTCAAAAATGGATACCCGGAGCTAAGCAGGGAATCACGGTAGCAGGAGGAAATGGGTTGGGTAGTAAGCATGATCAGTTAAAAAATCCCACCGGCATTTTTGTAGATGAGCAAGAGAACGTATACATCGCTGACTCAGGAAACGATAGGATACAATTATGGAAAAAAGATGGGGATTTTGGCATTACCGTAGCCGGAGGAAATGGAAGAGGTAATGGCAACCATCAATTGCGAGATCCTAAAGCTCTGTTTGTAAATGCTGCCGGAGATATTTATGTAGCTGATTTCTGTAATCATCGTATACAGGTATGGCCAAAAGAAAGCGAATATGGAATAACGATTGCTGGTAATGGCTTTGATACTGAAGACTCGCTATTATTGAACTTTCCAAGAAATATTTTCCTGGATAATGAACAGGGCCTCTTCATTACTGATCAACACAACCATAGAATCATTCAAAAAAGACTGATGACGGATGCTGATTTAGTGCAAGAGGTAAAGAAGCCGGGTTTATATAAAGCAAAGGTTATTCTTAAAAATGGAATGGAGCTTACCACGAATGAAATTAAAATTGATAGCCTTATGCTTCTTCAAAAAACAAAAGAAGCTTTAAAAGGGATCAGTGAAAAGATCAACTCAAAAATGACCATAGGTGATTCTATCTCATTGAGAGATCAACCCATAGCTATACAGTGGAAAGTGAATGATGATTTGGCAAGCATTCACAATAATGATTTTCTTATCGCAAAAAGAGCAGGTGTTACAAATCTAGTAATGACCTCCGTAAATGATGCGGGATGCGTTTTTTCAGAATCTGTATCAGTTAAAATAGTACCCACTCCGCCAATCACAAGAGATACTTCTTTCGCTTATGATCAGTGGGTGACAAAACAAATGCTACTACAACAAGTCACTACGCTGTCAGATGCAAGAGTGCTTTTGTTTAAAGATCATACAACCACTGATACCGTAAGCAGTTTCGAAGCATTTACCAATGAAACCAAAAACTTCTGGGTGAGACAGTCGATCAATGGTGAACTCAGTGAGCCATCACAACTGAAAATCACTTTTTTACAAAGAAGCATAAACTTGAAATTACCATTCGGGAAAAATCTTACGAAAACCGGAATCATTGCCAGGTCATCTGTTTATCCAAACCCATCTACCAAATACTTTTCACTGAAACTGATGATTCCTATTTCTGAAATCATTTACATCAATGTTTATACTATTTCCGGGCAAAAAGTAGAAACATTAATTGCCAATAAAAATATCATTGAGTTTGGTCACAACTACTTACCCGGATATTATGCTATTAACATCTACCATAAAAAGGGCCAAGAAACATTTCTTTTTACTAAAAGGTAA
- a CDS encoding TonB-dependent receptor, translated as MLLRLALLWLGLVTLFLSDLQAQGTQQGSLTGTLIDKNTQRPVVGAVVLLSPSGKNTLTDSTGTFRFIGLTPGTYNISINTLGYKPSNLNNVLITNGNINVITLEAEPTASSLAEVTVSGRRATARAASIETPLSVQKMTTEEIKRNPGGNFDISKVVQSLPGVGGGVGGGGFRNDIIIRGGAPNENVYYLDGVEIPVINHFGTQGSGGGPQGILNANFIEEVKLSTSAFDARYDNALSSVLQFRQKSGNDKRTQGNVILSATELALTLDGPMDKKTTYLASVRRSYLQLLFQAIDLPIRPNYWDFQFKTTTKINPTTTLSFLGLGAIDEFKFAAPKSATPEKLYVINSNPIINQWNYTIGASLRKLTKKGFWNLALSRNTLNNNVEKFEDNEKPSPATQTLLTDSRETENKLRFDMTANSANGWKISYGAMLQYVDFNNQFNNLFRKELRDQNGNIIQPEVRIFANSNTDFIKYGAFIQGSKKIFRDKVAISGGIRMDANSLSTSESNPFDQLSPRVSLSYAVARQWNINASVGRYYKLPSYTQLAFRNGGVSNPGNYIQSTHYVAGVEYIPSSTFRLTVEGFYKNYTDYPVSILEGISLANKGTEFGSIGNEAVVQSGKGRAYGMEIFMQKKLTKRFFGILSYTLYKSEFTNRNGVYLPAGWDNGQLLSITAGYKLPRNWELGIKFRYQGAAPLTPFDLTASQLNYLSVGTGILDYSRFNANRLPAFNSSDIRIDKKWNYRKTTLNVFIDVTNWYGSKISGVPQYTFQRNADNTAFLTTNGQPIAANGSNAIPLILSNAEVQITPTFGLIVEF; from the coding sequence ATGTTACTTCGTTTAGCACTTTTATGGTTGGGATTAGTTACTCTTTTCTTGTCTGACTTACAGGCTCAGGGTACTCAGCAAGGAAGTTTGACGGGAACCCTTATTGACAAAAATACACAGCGACCGGTTGTTGGCGCAGTGGTTTTGCTATCTCCTTCGGGGAAAAATACGCTTACCGACTCAACAGGTACTTTTCGTTTTATAGGTTTGACACCGGGTACTTATAATATCAGTATCAATACCCTTGGATATAAACCCTCGAACCTGAATAATGTTCTGATCACCAACGGAAATATCAATGTGATCACCCTGGAAGCAGAACCTACAGCTTCATCATTGGCTGAAGTAACCGTTTCAGGAAGAAGAGCTACAGCCAGAGCCGCCAGTATAGAAACGCCATTGAGTGTTCAAAAAATGACCACAGAAGAGATCAAAAGAAATCCGGGCGGAAACTTTGACATCAGTAAAGTTGTTCAATCGCTTCCCGGTGTAGGTGGTGGTGTTGGTGGCGGCGGCTTCCGTAATGATATCATCATTCGTGGAGGAGCTCCCAATGAAAATGTATATTATTTAGATGGCGTTGAAATACCCGTGATCAATCACTTCGGTACACAAGGAAGTGGTGGCGGACCACAAGGTATTCTAAATGCAAATTTTATTGAAGAAGTGAAACTCAGTACCAGCGCATTCGATGCGCGCTATGACAATGCATTGAGCAGTGTTTTACAGTTCAGACAAAAATCGGGGAATGATAAGAGAACACAAGGGAATGTGATACTGAGTGCAACGGAACTGGCATTGACATTGGACGGTCCGATGGATAAGAAAACCACATATCTCGCTTCTGTAAGAAGAAGTTATTTACAGCTGTTGTTTCAAGCCATCGATCTGCCGATCAGGCCGAATTACTGGGACTTTCAATTCAAGACAACAACTAAGATCAATCCTACTACTACCTTAAGTTTTCTGGGATTAGGTGCGATTGATGAATTCAAATTTGCTGCACCCAAATCCGCAACGCCTGAGAAATTGTATGTGATCAATAGCAATCCTATCATCAATCAGTGGAACTATACCATTGGCGCCAGCTTACGCAAGCTCACTAAAAAAGGATTCTGGAACCTGGCTTTGAGTAGAAATACATTGAATAATAATGTAGAGAAGTTTGAAGACAATGAAAAGCCATCTCCTGCAACACAAACCCTGTTAACAGATAGTCGCGAAACCGAAAATAAACTTCGCTTTGATATGACCGCCAACAGTGCAAACGGTTGGAAGATCAGTTATGGCGCGATGTTGCAGTATGTTGATTTCAATAATCAGTTCAACAATCTTTTCAGAAAAGAACTACGTGATCAGAATGGAAATATCATTCAACCGGAAGTCAGGATCTTTGCCAATAGCAATACAGATTTTATCAAATACGGAGCTTTTATTCAGGGAAGTAAAAAAATATTCCGTGATAAAGTGGCCATTAGTGGTGGTATCAGAATGGATGCAAACAGTTTGAGCACCAGCGAGTCCAATCCATTCGATCAGTTGTCACCGCGTGTATCACTGAGCTATGCTGTTGCACGTCAATGGAATATCAATGCAAGTGTGGGACGTTACTATAAACTCCCTTCTTACACACAATTGGCTTTCAGAAATGGAGGTGTCAGCAATCCGGGTAACTATATCCAAAGCACACATTATGTGGCTGGTGTTGAATATATTCCCAGTAGTACATTTCGTTTAACCGTTGAAGGGTTTTATAAAAACTACACTGATTATCCTGTAAGTATTTTAGAAGGGATCAGTTTAGCAAATAAGGGAACAGAGTTTGGCAGTATCGGTAATGAGGCAGTGGTGCAGTCGGGCAAAGGAAGAGCTTATGGTATGGAAATTTTCATGCAGAAAAAACTCACTAAACGATTCTTTGGTATCCTCAGTTATACTTTGTACAAATCAGAGTTTACCAATCGCAACGGTGTTTATTTACCGGCGGGTTGGGATAATGGACAACTTTTAAGCATCACAGCCGGATATAAATTGCCGCGTAACTGGGAGCTGGGTATCAAGTTCCGTTATCAAGGTGCTGCACCTTTGACACCGTTTGATCTGACTGCTTCTCAATTGAATTATCTGAGTGTTGGAACAGGTATTCTGGATTATTCCCGCTTTAATGCTAATCGTTTGCCGGCATTTAATTCAAGTGATATTCGTATCGATAAAAAATGGAACTATCGAAAAACAACACTCAATGTGTTCATTGATGTTACGAATTGGTATGGCTCAAAGATCAGTGGAGTACCACAATATACTTTCCAGCGTAATGCGGATAATACGGCCTTTCTTACTACGAATGGTCAACCTATTGCAGCCAATGGAAGCAATGCCATTCCTTTGATCTTATCAAATGCAGAAGTACAGATCACTCCTACTTTCGGATTGATAGTAGAGTTTTAG